A region of Moorena producens PAL-8-15-08-1 DNA encodes the following proteins:
- the prmC gene encoding peptide chain release factor N(5)-glutamine methyltransferase: MIMDQRWMVSGKELWQWRQDACKSAAEAGVSTAEVDWLLKEVAELDPLVLRLESWQQCALSGKVAENSTIQLSQPLPVLTQLWQRRIDQRCPVQYLAEVAPWRHFSLRVSPAVLIPRPETESLIDLAVNAVAMSSKPDLSSGHWADLGTGSGAIACGLAEVFPHGTIHAVDCTEEALAIAQLNAQQLGMAEKIKFYHGSWYSPLEALKGQFSGIVANPPYIPSNSLKQLQPEIYYHEPHIALDGGRDGLDCIRQLIEISGDYLRPGGVWLIEMMAGQADKVVQLLQNQGSYSQIQIFPDLAGIDRFALAYRKYEV, from the coding sequence ATGATTATGGATCAGCGGTGGATGGTCTCGGGAAAAGAACTCTGGCAGTGGCGTCAAGATGCTTGCAAGTCTGCAGCTGAGGCAGGTGTCTCTACAGCTGAAGTGGACTGGTTGCTAAAGGAGGTAGCTGAGCTTGACCCATTAGTGCTACGCTTGGAGTCATGGCAACAGTGTGCATTATCAGGGAAAGTCGCTGAAAACTCAACTATTCAACTTTCCCAACCTCTACCTGTACTTACCCAACTGTGGCAAAGGCGTATCGATCAGCGATGCCCAGTTCAATACCTAGCTGAGGTTGCTCCTTGGCGTCATTTCTCCTTGAGAGTTTCCCCAGCTGTCCTAATTCCCCGTCCAGAAACTGAATCCCTGATTGATCTGGCGGTCAATGCTGTAGCTATGAGCTCTAAACCTGACTTATCATCAGGACACTGGGCGGATTTGGGGACTGGTAGTGGAGCGATCGCTTGTGGACTGGCAGAGGTATTTCCCCATGGGACAATTCATGCCGTTGATTGCACTGAAGAAGCCCTTGCCATTGCTCAACTTAATGCTCAACAGTTGGGCATGGCAGAAAAAATAAAGTTCTACCATGGTTCTTGGTATTCACCTCTAGAAGCCTTAAAAGGTCAGTTCAGTGGTATCGTGGCAAACCCACCTTATATACCTAGTAACTCCCTCAAACAGCTACAACCAGAAATCTACTACCATGAACCCCATATTGCCCTCGACGGCGGCAGGGATGGTCTAGACTGTATCCGACAGCTGATTGAAATATCTGGGGATTATCTGCGCCCCGGCGGTGTTTGGTTAATTGAAATGATGGCAGGACAAGCGGACAAGGTTGTTCAACTACTGCAAAACCAGGGCAGTTACTCTCAGATTCAGATATTTCCTGATTTAGCAGGTATTGACCGCTTTGCTCTAGCTTATAGGAAGTATGAAGTATAA
- a CDS encoding L-threonylcarbamoyladenylate synthase: MTQVSMATLISEALSGKLVSFPTDTVPALAVLPHKSELVFEAKRRPQDKPLILMGASPKSLWPYVQGTSAQRSIWEQMAQKYWPGALTLVLPASDKVPNVMNPSDPTTIGVRVPASKVAIAILSKTGPLATTSANYSGEPPLQTMAAVEVQFPEVLTLQPAELEAIKPDKIGVPSTVAKWTSSGWEILRAGGIQLDDSGF, encoded by the coding sequence ATGACCCAAGTTTCTATGGCTACCCTGATTTCTGAGGCTCTCTCAGGTAAGCTGGTAAGTTTTCCAACAGATACAGTCCCAGCACTAGCAGTGCTACCGCACAAGTCAGAGTTGGTGTTTGAGGCAAAGCGCCGTCCTCAAGACAAACCTTTGATTTTGATGGGGGCATCCCCTAAGTCTCTTTGGCCATATGTTCAAGGTACTTCCGCACAGAGGTCGATTTGGGAACAGATGGCTCAGAAGTATTGGCCAGGAGCATTAACATTGGTGTTACCCGCTTCAGATAAAGTACCTAACGTTATGAATCCTTCTGACCCGACTACTATTGGGGTGCGTGTGCCAGCTTCTAAGGTAGCGATCGCAATTTTGTCCAAGACTGGTCCGTTGGCAACTACCAGTGCTAATTACTCAGGCGAGCCACCTTTACAAACAATGGCAGCGGTTGAGGTGCAGTTTCCCGAGGTATTGACGCTCCAGCCAGCTGAGTTAGAAGCGATCAAACCAGACAAGATTGGCGTCCCGTCTACTGTTGCTAAATGGACAAGCAGTGGCTGGGAAATTTTGCGTGCTGGAGGGATTCAATTAGACGATTCAGGGTTTTAA